The genomic stretch AGCCCATATTAGTGTTACTTTAACTTAAATAAAAGCATAAAATTATTCTAATTCAAAGTCTTTCTAGCGAAAACTGGTAAGATGAATCTCACCACATTCCTCTGAACAGGGCAATATGAGTTCTATAAGATGCTtcagtactggggcagctaggtggtgcagtggataaagtactggccctggattcaggaagacatgagttcagatccagcctcagacacttgatactaccctgcaaaaaacaaaaaccagaagatGCTTAAGTACTTCGACAGTACAAACAGACTATGCCCTATTTTTTTTCCATGCAGTGCCTCCTACGATTTGTTGTATAAATTAAGTACTTAAAATACATGTAGAATAAAGGCACGAATGACATTACAGAACTGATTGATTATTCAGTGGCTTCTGTGGTCAAAATACAatgagttctggggcagctaggtggcgcagtggataaagcactggccctggattcaggaatacctgagttcaaatccggccttggacacttgacacttactagctgtgtgaccctgggcaagtcacttaacccccattgccctgcaaaaaaaaaaaaaatacaatgagtTCAATTGATGCACCTTATTACACTTAATGAAGCTTTTGTGGAATGATATAGTTATCAAGAGATACAGGTCTGAGCTAACGTTTGAAgactcctatttttttcttctttcttgttacTGTGAGAAGCAATTACCTTTCAAAGTTAGCAAATACTTTCAAGTACAGTATAAATTCAGAGTTGGCTTAAACAAGAAAAATCATTGTCTTTCCTCCAAATAAAGTCACTAAGGCAGCAGATCAGGGCTGTCACAGAATAGCTTAGGAAAAACATTTTGATGGTAGACCATAACACTCAAGAATCGAGAAAACTGATGATCATAGGAGCTAGTGTTAGCTATATTTAGTGAACTatttctcttcaaatatttagTTATCCCACATTATATTCCACATCCATATGTTAATAAGTTGGTCCTTGATAAAGTTGGccctaattttaaatatattacacACATCTGAAAGTGTAGCGATCATGTATGGTTACTTAGTAAATAAAATGGGCTAAATGGCATTGTTGACAGAACAGAGTCCTCACCACTTACTAGGGGATTTCTAGTAttttagatttaaataattggtcTTATTGTACCTAGAAATACTTTCTATTTGACTATTTATAGAGGTAGCTGATGTGTGGGACTTTGTTTGCCTAGTATATTTTGCCTAAGAGTTACCTCATTTCCAATAACAACATACCCAGTTGGTCTGTGTCAACTTGAGCTGAACTCTTAATTTTTCTAGGCCTGCATCCTCAATTTCAAGAGAAGGAAGTTCAATTTAACAGATACTTATTAAGCATCAACTAAGTGTAAGGGGCtggtaatacaaagaaataatataGACCTTAATAGGAGGGAAACCCTTTTATACAAGTTAATTATGGTACAAAGGAGAGTCCTATCTGTGCAAAGGAAAAATCCCGATGAAGTCCTCTAAGAAGTTTGAAGAGAAGGGGATAACTTTCACTTAGAATTGTTAGTAAAAGGATTCTTGGAGGAGGGGAGCATCTGAGTcatctaggaaggaaggaaggaaagaacaagcTTCAACAAAAAGTGATAACTGGACGAGGgctgggggagagaaaggaagccttatttcatctttttttccaattaacaacaatttattttctctccctcaagGGGAATCTTTTCCAGGGCTGGGTTATGACATAAGCAAAAGCATAGAAAAATGGGCAGAGGCCCAGAGGGTAAAATGAGAATGCAAAACAAAGAATTTCACTTTGGTTGCAGTTCAAACTACAGGATAGGAAATAGTATGAGGTAAGGTGCAGGAGAGAGGTTGGAACCAGATCATGGAAAGCCTTCAGTGTCAACATCAGAACTTTACATTTTAGACAGTAAATGATTAAAGTCACTGAAGGTCTTGGGGTGCCACGACATGGTCAGAGTAATGCTTTGGGAAGATTACTTAGTCAGTGGTGTGACAATGGTCTGGAACCATGAAAACCCTAGGGGAGGCTCTTACAGTAATCTCATGGAGAAAAGATCAGAGCCTGAAACAGGGAGTCAttgcagagaaagagaaagctgtGAACAGTATTACAGAAGCAGAATCATCAAAGGACGGTGACCGATTGAATGTGTGCAATGAGGATCTGAATCTCAGTAACTGAAAGGACATTAATACTttgaacagaaatagaaaagttagagGGAAGCACAAACTTGAGAGAAAAGATgggttcaaggggcagctaggtggcgcagtggatagagcaccagccctggattcaggaggacctgagttcaaatccggcctcagacacctaacacttactagctgtgtgaccctgggcaagtcacttaaccccaattgccttaccaaaaaaaaaaaagaaagaaaagatgggttCAGCTTTGAAGATGTTGGATTTGTAGACCTGGTGCAAAATCCAAATGAAGTTATCTAATACCTAGTTGTAAACATAGGACCAAAATGCAAAATGTTTGGTAGGGTTGGAAAAATAGATTGTTTGAAGTCATGAGTATAGAAGTGATTTTTGAAATAATAGGAATGGATAAATTCAACAGAGAAAGGGGCCAAGAACAGAACTTTGGAAAACATTCATAtttaaggggtaagaagaaatGGAGCCagcaaaaagagacaaagagcaATCAAAGGAGTAGGAGAACGAACCATGAGCACAGCATCACAGAAgccaaaggaaaagaggaaggagtggTTATTAATGTCAAGTGGCacaaagaggtcaaggaggatgaggacagGGTAAAGGTCACTGGATTTAGCATTAAGGAAATTAGTAGTGACCTTGAAAAGAACTGTTTCAGGACAGTGATGGAGACAGAAGTCAGGCTGCAAAGGATTGAATAGCAATTAGGTAGAGAGTAAGTAGAAGCAGTGTAAACTGCTCTTTCTCAAAATTGGATAGTGAAGTAATGGGGGGAGAGACAAAAGGGGTCCCTGATATACAAAAAAGTCAAGAACTGCTAGACCAGATAGATCTTGAAGAGTTCTTTGCAGCTTTAAAATATTATGACTCTACGACTATGgatctttccccccccccccccccccccccccccccccccgtgtttCCTGAAGCCTGCAGTGGATGCTCGGAGTCATCGACCAGTAGATAAGAGAAGGGAATCAGCTCCATCTCTGAGACCAGCTCCACCTCCCATCAGTGGGGGAGGGTACAGAGCTCGTCCCTCACAACCTCAGTCTATTCAGCAGAAGAAATTGGAAAGAAAGGCCCCTGATGCCGGAGGCTGCCTCCACGCTGATGCAGATATGGTAAGCGGTCAAAACCATTGGTAAAATTGGGCGTGGCCAGTGAGAAGAAGCAGTGGTGGGCAAGGGGCTCAGTGCTAATGAATTATATCAACGGCCCTCATTACATTAAGGATTTTGCTTCATTGCTTTCTGTTTTATTATCAAATGCTAGAAATGttcctgcttctgcttctgcaTTTTTATAGGAATCCCAACTGAGTGATACAACACAACAGGAGCCCAGAAATTCAGTCCTAAAGATTTCCTGGTTTTGTCACATTTAAGCGAAATGCTGAGTTTGCTATTtgattggaaaaggagaattagtaagaggaggagaagagagtttCAGTGAAATATTTTTCTAGAATACACAGGAAAGAGCAGGAGAGCAGTTTTATTGCCATCGGGTTAAGTTTCATACACACTGAAGAAAACGATGCACTATATGAGTGTGCGGTTTCATATATAGTCCTGTTCTTTGTGTATTGAAATGTTCATTTGTttagttcataataaaaagaacaaaatttaaatagCAAGTTGAAAATAATCTATGgtttctctctgccccccccatgGTATATTAAGGGTCTTTACCCTTTTAACCTGGTGGTTAATACCTGTGCAAATTTATTGTCAAGATTTATatgatatggggggcagctaggtggtgcagtggataaagcactggccctggattcaggagtacctgagtttaaatctggcctcagacccttgacatttactagctgtgtgaccctgggcaagtcacttaacccccatggccccgccaaaaaatatatatatttatatgatatgAAAATAGCTTTGTTCTTGATTTTATAGATAGGTGTGTCATAGGAGGATCAGTTGAAGAAGCTGAACTAGAGATGGAGAGCCTggggaaaagaaaactaaaagggCCATGTACTTGAGAGCAATCACGCGGTagaaggactggccctggaggacAAGCCTCAGAGCAATAGGTGGAAGTGGAAGACGTGGATTGAGGTTTAAAgtgataaaactaaaaaaaaaaacttaaaaaaataactaataaccaaccaaccaaacaaacaaataaataaataaagtgacacAACTTCTACCAATTGGAGTTCTTCAAGCTTAGAGTAGGCTTCCTTCCTTGGGAGGTAGTAGGTTCTCTCTCTTGAGGTCTTCAGAAGAGCATTGGGCAGCTACTTCTTGTGGATACAGCAGAGGGGACTCCCATGTAGCTACTATTTTGACTAGATAACTCCCGGATCCTTTAAAACTGGGACTGATCCTATGAAGCTGTCAgagtttcttttattatttttttaataaaagtattttattattttccaattacatgtagagatagttttcaacatttgtttatataagatttccaatttcaaaattttctccctccctccactccctcccccgccccttccctagacagcaggtaatctgatataggttttatatatataataacattaaacatatttctgcattagtcatgctataaaagaagaatcagagcaaaaaggaaaaacctcaaaaaagaaaaacaacagggcagctaggtggtgcagtggatagagcacactggattcaggaggacctgagttcaaatccagcctcagacacttaacacttactagctgtgtgaccctgggcaagtcacttaaccccaattacctcactaaaaaaaaaaaaaaagaaagaaaaaaaagaaaaacaacagcaccaaaaccaaaagaaatagtatggtccaatcagcatccatattccacagttcctttttttttttttcctggatttggagagccttttccatcatgagtcctttggaactttcttgtactgttggattggtgagaagaatctagtctatcacagttgatcaacacataatgttgatgatactgtgcacaatgttcttctggttctgttcatctcactcatcgtcagttcatgcaagtccttccaggtttctctgaaatcctcctgctcatcatttcttgcagcacaatagaattccattacattcatctaccacaacttgttcagccattccccaattgagtcTGCTTTATTATTGAGGGGAAGGATGGAGCATTccaatgtgtttattttatattttaaagagtCAGACTTAGAACTAGCAGTCATATTTTTAAGCCAGCGTAACCTGCTGGCACTATCTATATGTGAAAGCAGCCAGGTAAATGTAGGGACAGTGGCCTCTTTGGCTCCATGGTCTCATCCAACAATTATATCGATTCCTTAGTAAGCAGAAGATCAAAAATGTACATCTCTACTATTCATATTTAAGAAAGCTTACAATAAGCAAATTCTAAAGATTTCTTCTTTATGTAAGACTAACTTCCTGACTTGCAAATCCATAAGGTAAAAAAGCTATCATTTCCTTTAGAGAGTGCCTAAAATGAGCTTTGATGATAAGACAGTTTTTATTTCTGGTGTTTCCTAACAATCCGCTCCTTGGAGACcaacaaaaatgataatattttcaTATTGCACCTACATGAGGTCAATATTGTGTCtgatctttttattcttttaactaaacattaaattaacagcTACCATGCCAGAGAGATCCATACTGTTTTGATAGAAGGCCCTGTCTCAAACGCCTCATCTAAATGCAGCAAGGGGATTACTACTACCCatccttttctttgcttttaggGAGTGTTGTGTCCAACAGGATGTGTGCTGCAAGACACGTTAGTGAAACAGGAGAGAACTGTGAAAGCCAATGTTGAAGACCTGGGAGCTGAAGTGGACTCCTTTGCTCAGAGGACTTCTAGCAACTTCCAGCACATGGGGATCCTCAAGGATGTGTGGGcaaaaagacagaagcaaataaTAGGTAGCTATAATTTCTCTTCTGCCTTACACTAACAAATGAAAGTTGGGGGACAGTCGTGGTTGGACATGTTTATGGGTGGGAGAACTTGGAGGCAAATCCCAGTTCTAccgctctgtgactttgggcgtatcacttcatctctctgggcctcagtttcctcaactgccaaATCAGGGGACCGGACTAGATGATCATGAAGGTGTGGGGGGAAAACACCCCTCAGAAAATGGGAACAGCTTCTGCTAAACCTGTTGGTACTATGCCtattcttctttctcactttcttgcTGCTAgcagtctccctcaaccctgagGGAAGTCATCCCCTAGGCTTCTCACGTTCAATATCTGCAAACATTTGCTTCCTTTAATTCACCTGAGACAAGATCACACTTCAAAGGCTTTACTCAGTaatgaaggaaaagataaaaatgctatccaatgAAGGATTTTGATATAGGAGGGGGAAAATCCCTCCTTTATTTTAATCTTCTCTGATTTTTGTCTGCTATATTCCTGTCGTCTCTGAACCTGTATCCTGGCAATAACCTAACCCTTCATATGTGCTTTATTCTTCTCTTAAGTAAATGAAATTCGGATCCCTCATATGTAATGTCTCAGTCTGCCTAAACTTGGACTAGTCCGTTGGGCATTAATGACTGAGACATTTTAAAGCCATAGATCTCACCCTTAAAGTGATTCTTATacaagagctgaaagggaccttaaaggtcatctaatcctaccctcttattttacagacggGAAAATTgaagctctgagaggttaagagagtgacttacccaaggccatatAGCTAATAATTGGCAGAACCATGATTCTGACTTGGGCCCcgtgactccaagtccaaggtTCTTTTCCTGTACCATAATGCATCCCTACCTATCCTTAGGAACCAATTGTCCTGAAGCCAGTGTAGCCTCTGATTCCTCCCACTCTATCTCCATTTCTGTTGGTCGGTAGTTCTGGGTCATTTTGCAGAACTGGACAGGGTTATATGCATTGTGTCCAGTTAATATTATCTCCTTCTCAGATCTACCCACTTATGTTCTCAGGTGATATTTAAATTGGTCCCCATCTAAAACTTTAGCTCACAGTTTGTTTGAGACCAGCAGTGGTATTTTCTGGGAAGAATTTTTCTCTTATTCCCTGCTACCTTTATTCCCCAATCCATCTGCTTTTCATTTTAACTCAGAAGACGGTACATATAGCTTCTTAGAAGGGGAAATATATCAAGCTTTTCAGTCTTCAGGAGGTTGAAAATCAAAGGTAGAAAATATGGATTCTGCATTTTCTACAGTTCCTGACAAAAGACAAACTTCAGTTAATTCTAATGGATGGTCATTTTTATTGAGACTTGGTACTAATGGCCGTATTATAATAGTTCATTATTACATGGATTCAGATAATATCGCTTctcaccccccacacccccattcAACACAAGACCATGTATATTAAAGGCCTGATTGGCAGGTTAAGTTTATGGGTAGCTTTTAGTCATCTCTCTTCATACCCATCTTTTACAAGATTTCAGTGTAGTCAGCATGTAacccagtgtctgacacatggtaCATACTTAAGGAAGTGCTGGTGAACTTGAATTTAAACAAAGGGAAAACAATGACCTTtgctatacattttatttttttaacagacAATGAAAATGCAGTAAATGGGTTTTCATCTGAACTGGAAAAGCATCAAATCTACATCCAGGAGACGGTGAACACTCATATCCCAAACAACCTCCGAGTGCTTCGGTCGAGTCTAGAAAGCCTAAGAAGCAAAATACAGAAATTGGAAAGTGATGTTTCAGTTCAAATGGACTACTGTCGCAACCCATGCACTGTCAGCTGTAGCATCCCAGTGGTTTCAGGCAAAGGTATATAAATAAGCATCATCAGACCGTAGGACCTACCCTGCTCCATTTTTCCAGCATGGGCTAGTTTGTTCTCACAAAGCCTGGTGTTCCTCCTCTCCTGAGGACTCACCATACTGGCTCCAGACTTCATGAAGATACCAGATTGGTTTTAGTCCTATTACAGCTcaaaactcccaaactcaagtAATCAACTAGTCTCAGCCACCCCTTAGTAATGACTACAGGCTTGTGACAGCATGTCTAGCTTATATATTGTTCTTAAATAAAGATAGTAGAAGTATCTTGATTACCAGTATTATAGGCAAGTTTATCTAATTACTTAATTACAATATCAAAAACCAGGGAGACAGACACACTGTTGATTTTTTGATTTTTTGCAACAATCCACTTGCaaatacacacttttttttttttttttttgccgggcagtgggggttaagtgacttgcctggggtcaaacagctagtaagtatcaagtgtctgaggccggatttcaactcaggtactcctgaatccagggccagcacttcaaccactgtgccatctagctgcccccaaatacacACTTTTTAAATAATAACCACTTGTTCTTTTAGATGTATCATCcatatgaacaaaaaataattatagcattatagatttagaggtaaaagATATCTTAGAAGCCACCTAGTCagctttcttcattttataaattagggaaCTAAGcctcagggaggttaaatgagttacccaaagaaatttattttttcttttttatatagttATCAGTAATGATTTTTAAGTTAAGCTACTGTGAAGTCAAGCCATagttttctttcctaatttttcaCATTGTATATAATAATCTCTAGGTAAGATATAAAAGTTATACATTTTCTTAAGATAGCTAAATTCCTTGCATAACTTGTGTCATTATATGTTTTCAGAGTGCGAAGAAATTATTAGGAAAGGAGGTGATACATCTGAAATGTATCTCATTCAGCCTGACGGTTTTGTCAAACCATATAGAGTTTATTGTGATATGAAGACAGAAAATGGAGGTAAGTACATAGTTCTGTGAAAGTTTTTTTGAAGTAATCATGGAGTAAAATGCATTTATGTTAACAATGTGATGTTAATGTTTATAAGACGTAGGTCTAAGTATTGTAGAAGTTTTAACAATTTTAAGCTCTTGTCAAGTTGTAGATAGGGTTAAATAATTATGATATTGGAAACTATCCAGTTTCAAAGTATCATTAAGTACAACTTTGGTATGACAGGATGATCACTAGGATGGGATAGTTAACTTTTACCAAAGACCCTgaaacttgtttttctttaaacattaCTGTAAGActgacttttggggcagctaggtggcgcagtggatagagcactggccctggagtcaggactacctgagttcaaattcggcctctgacacttaacacttactagctgtgtgaccctggacaagtcacttaaccccaattgcctcaccaaaaagaaacaaacaaaaaagactgacTTTTAATATTTACTCGATTTATTATGCTCAAAGGATCTGAAATTTCCTCAAAGTGATTCTAACCATATAGAATGACAGCTCATCTACCTATGACTCAGTAAATAAATCCAAGGGACCCTCaaacattaaatgatttgcctgggttATGTAACTAGATGCAGAGTTTGAATTTAGAATTTCTTAACTTCAAGCCTAGGATTCTGCCCACTATTCCATGTTTTCCCAACTATTATTATGTCAGAAATAAGCTGAGTCCTACATAATTATGTTCTTATGTCTATCGTTCTATCCCAGAATTTTATAATCTACTACTTTGAATCTATTTTTAAAgcaatctttaaaatatttcagttttGCTTATATTATGATTTTCTTATAAAGAGAAAGACTTTTGCCAAAACTTtaagtttcttttaaaacttcattttacaCCAATTTCCCCGAAGATGTACAATGCCCTTGAATTTTTTTGTGCCCTTGAATACAATTATATGTTTGCTATTTTACAAGGATCAGAGCTTGGTTTTTAAggatgtatttcattttattttaagtattaaCTTTTAAGTTATTTTCAATAACTTTTGAGCACCTACTCTTGATGGGTTTTATGTATCAATCATAAAAGGATACaaactgtgaagaaaattatgtTAATTCTTAATTAACATAATCTTGGTTTCTTTCTCATCACAAGGATGGACAGTAATCCAGAACCGTCAAGATGGTAGTGTTGACTTTGGCAGAAAATGGGATGCATACAAAAATGGATTTGGAAATATTgcaaccaatgaagatgaaaataaataCTGTGGGTTACCAGGTAAAATTTTTATCAAAAATCAAAGAActtttttcttaacatttctttttttttcgttTTAAAGAATGTGCTTGTCAACATTTTTACTACTCATCAATCCACTATCAGATATTACTTAAATATAATTGTCTCTCTATCATTATATTGGCCTTTCAGAAACCATCCTAATCATCGGGCATTTACTGTGAGTTTGTCAGTATTGGATAAATTAAATTTTcatgggagaaagaaaattacaatcaGCTGGAACAGAAATATTGgtagttttcaaatattttaatattaatgggGTTTTTGTATTTTAACTTTTAGGTGAATATTGGCTTGGAAATGATAAAATTAGCCAGCTTACCAAAATGGGACCCACTGAACTTCTGATTGAaatggaagactggaaaggtgataAGGTGAAGGCTCATTATGGAGGATTCACAGTACAGAATGAAGGCAACAAATACCAGATCTCTCTTAGTAAATACAAAGGAACTGCTGGCAATGCCCTGATGGATGGAGCATCCCAGCTGGTGGGAGAGAACAGGACCATGACCATTCACAACGGCATGTTCTTCAGCACCTATGACAGAGATAATGATGGGTGGTATGTCTACATTCATTCTTCCTTTGAAACACAGCACTCACCATGTCACTGAATCACTAACAGTGAACACACATGTTCTGGCTAGAGATGGTCCCTTGTATGTTCACATCACTCATGCTTCAGAAGGAATCCTATTGGTAATCAAATGTTTAGAACAATTCCAATATCTCTGGTAGTCCAATACAGGCATTCAGCCTATCATTCGCTTTTCCAGTAGCCTAAATAATTCTGCAATTTATTGTTCCTTTAAAGAATGATGAGGTTGCTACTCCCTTCCTGACCTTGTAATATTAGGTTCATCAGTGCAATTCTCTCCCATCTTATTACAGAACAAGAAAGACCTCTGGTTCCTCATTGTAGgaactggagaaaagaaaaactcccCTACATGCCTAAATAGAGCAACCTTTCTGGAGCATCACTGTGTCCATGAATTACTCTATACCCCGAAGGCAGACATAGCTgggaagaagagaacagaacTAAGTAAATGCCATGTGTAGACAATAATTCTTCAGGTTTCATGGGTGGCTCCTTTCCTTGTGTTGCTGGTCAGGAAGTCAGATGTGATGGAAGAGGGAGAATCAACAACAGAATCTTGCTCATCATTACCGTACTCTTTGTAGAATATTTTAAACTTCAGCTTAGGAGAAGCTATTTGAGGTTGCcggcagagccataactaggatgATGTGAGCTTTACCCCAGAGCATGGACATTTCTAGGGGATGGACAGCATCTACAAACCTTGTGTCCAAAATAATTCATCTTAGCACATAGCAAGAATAATTCATTAAAACAAGAAGTCAATTTCTCCCTGTCTGGTTGGCTCTATTGCTACTCCAGCAGTGGCCTCACCGTGCCCTTGGGTCTTTCACCCAGAGGACCTCATGTGCAGCTCTCCTGCCCCTCTCccaataaatttgttttaaaaagttgGCTTCAGGGCACACTGTGCTTTTACTCAGGCTGTGCTTCATGAAGTTTGCTCCATCCAAGTCCAGCATTATGCTCCATGTGGCTTTGGTTGCTGTAAATCttgttccctctctctcctcaggaGCAAAAAATAGTACATTCTACACAGTCACCAAACCTGAAGTGTTCATCTTTGAGATTCCAGGTCATCGAGATGACCACAGTCTAGTGGCCTAAAAAAGAATTTGCAGAACAATACCAAAAAATCAAATGCTGCTTTGTCTttactaaaaataaatcaaagcaaaaaaccagggagaggaaggggaaaactCCTGGAATTATGcatctcaaaatgaaaataatttttcacatAGACTTTCTGACACATCAACAGTTTTCTTTCGGACTTAGCAAATGAACACAGAATTCTCCTTCCTCCATATGATTTCTGCTTAATGTGTGGCATTGATAGAATTCATGTATTACA from Dromiciops gliroides isolate mDroGli1 chromosome 6, mDroGli1.pri, whole genome shotgun sequence encodes the following:
- the FGB gene encoding fibrinogen beta chain, translating into MVTWVFSKSSAMKRLLLLLLCISVVKCESDYDEEGDDRDDRPHKPAVDARSHRPVDKRRESAPSLRPAPPPISGGGYRARPSQPQSIQQKKLERKAPDAGGCLHADADMGVLCPTGCVLQDTLVKQERTVKANVEDLGAEVDSFAQRTSSNFQHMGILKDVWAKRQKQIIDNENAVNGFSSELEKHQIYIQETVNTHIPNNLRVLRSSLESLRSKIQKLESDVSVQMDYCRNPCTVSCSIPVVSGKECEEIIRKGGDTSEMYLIQPDGFVKPYRVYCDMKTENGGWTVIQNRQDGSVDFGRKWDAYKNGFGNIATNEDENKYCGLPGEYWLGNDKISQLTKMGPTELLIEMEDWKGDKVKAHYGGFTVQNEGNKYQISLSKYKGTAGNALMDGASQLVGENRTMTIHNGMFFSTYDRDNDGWLTSDSSKQCSKEDGGGWWYNRCHSANPNGRYYWGGHYSWDMAKHGTDDGVVWMNWKGSWYSLKGMSMKIRPFFPQQ